A DNA window from Actinomadura coerulea contains the following coding sequences:
- a CDS encoding molecular chaperone DnaJ, protein MSGSELEDALARLDRARGPADLFGGDEAEAVRRYRRLARLVHPDAGGGRTEEAFARLTSLWRAYNRGDETLITTRRHAYRLEGDPIGGDLVLLYAARPEPGRGVLLKMPRDPADGDLLEREAVALRQLQKDGDARFLPYVPRLVESFRHRDGATGTRRQVNVVAALDGFHSLAAVGRAFPDGVDPRDAAWMWRRLLAGLGFAHRAGVLHGAVLPDHVMIHPEEHGLVLVDWCYSVPGCFAHADPSGRVPAMVDRYADWYPPEVPGRQAASPATDIFMAARCMTELMGDKVPKAMRSFARGCMPPAPNRRPADAWRLLAEFDELLERLYGPRRFRPFHMPATR, encoded by the coding sequence ATGAGCGGAAGTGAGTTGGAGGACGCGCTGGCGCGGCTCGACCGGGCCCGCGGTCCCGCCGACCTGTTCGGCGGCGACGAGGCGGAGGCGGTGCGGCGCTACCGGCGGCTGGCCCGGCTCGTCCACCCGGACGCGGGCGGCGGCCGGACCGAGGAGGCGTTCGCCAGGCTGACCTCGCTCTGGCGCGCCTACAACCGCGGCGACGAGACGCTGATCACCACGCGCCGCCACGCCTACCGGCTGGAGGGCGATCCGATCGGCGGCGACCTCGTGCTGCTGTACGCGGCGCGCCCGGAGCCGGGCCGCGGGGTGCTGCTGAAGATGCCGCGCGACCCCGCCGACGGCGACCTGCTCGAACGCGAGGCCGTGGCGCTCCGGCAGCTCCAGAAGGACGGCGACGCCCGGTTCCTGCCGTACGTGCCGCGGCTCGTCGAGTCGTTCCGGCACCGGGACGGCGCCACCGGGACGCGGCGGCAGGTGAACGTGGTCGCCGCGCTGGACGGCTTCCACAGCCTCGCCGCGGTCGGGCGCGCCTTCCCGGACGGCGTCGACCCGCGCGACGCGGCCTGGATGTGGAGGCGGCTGCTCGCGGGCCTCGGCTTCGCGCACCGCGCGGGCGTCCTGCACGGCGCGGTGCTGCCCGACCACGTGATGATCCACCCGGAGGAGCACGGCCTGGTCCTGGTCGACTGGTGCTACTCCGTCCCCGGCTGCTTCGCGCACGCCGACCCCTCGGGGCGCGTCCCGGCGATGGTCGACCGGTACGCCGACTGGTACCCGCCCGAGGTGCCCGGACGGCAGGCCGCGAGCCCGGCCACCGACATCTTCATGGCCGCCCGGTGCATGACCGAACTGATGGGCGACAAGGTCCCGAAGGCGATGCGCTCGTTCGCGCGGGGCTGCATGCCGCCGGCGCCGAACCGGCGCCCCGCCGACGCCTGGCGGCTGCTGGCCGAGTTCGACGAGCTGCTGGAGCGGCTCTACGGCCCGCGCCGCTTCCGCCCCTTCCACATGCCCGCCACCCGCTGA